A genomic region of Trifolium pratense cultivar HEN17-A07 linkage group LG3, ARS_RC_1.1, whole genome shotgun sequence contains the following coding sequences:
- the LOC123918204 gene encoding delta-1-pyrroline-5-carboxylate synthase yields MENNADSCRDFVKDVKRIIIKVGTAVVTRQDGRLAVGKLGALCEQIKELNILGYEVILVSSGAVGLGRQRLRYRKLIHSSFADLQKPQVELDGKACAAVGQSSLMATYDDLFSQLDVTSAQLLVTDNDFRDKDFRKQLSETVKSLLALKVIPIFNENDAVSTRKAPYEDSSGIFWDNDSLSALLALELKADLLILLSDVDGLYNGPPSDPHSKLIHTYIKEKHQNEITFGDKSRVGRGGMTAKVKASVHAADAGIPVIITSGNAAENLTKILQGQRIGTLFHKDAHKWVPLKEVDVREMAVAARDCSRRLQAVSSEERKQILLNIADALESRQKEIKIENEADVAAAQEAGYEKSLVARLVLKNEKIAGLANNIRIIANMEDPIGQVLKRTELAEGLILEKTSSPLGVLLIVFESRPDALVQIASLAIRSGNGLLLKGGKEAKRSNAILHKVITEAIPDTVGSKLIGLVTTRAEIPELLKLDDVIDLVIPRGSNKLVSDIKSSTKIPVLGHADGICHVYVDKSANLEMARQIVLDAKTDYPAGCNAMETLLVHKDLVEKGWLNSITVDLRSEGVTLYGGQKASSLLNIPLARSLHHEYCSLACTVEIVDDVYAAIDHINLYGSAHTDSIVTEDHEVADVFLRQVDSAAVFHNASTRFSDGARFGLGAEVGISTSRIHARGPVGVDGLLTTRWILKGNGQVVDGDKAISYTHRDLTTT; encoded by the exons ATGGAGAACAACGCCGACTCTTGTAGAGATTTCGTCAAAGATGTTAAGCGCATAATCATCAAG GTTGGAACTGCTGTTGTTACTCGTCAAGATGGTAGATTAGCTGTTGGAAAATTAGGGGCACTTTGTGAGCAG ATTAAGGAGCTGAACATTCTAGGTTATGAAGTTATTTTGGTTTCATCAGGTGCTGTTGGCCTTGGTCGCCAAAGGCTTCGATATAGGAAATTGATTCACAGTAG TTTTGCTGACCTTCAGAAGCCACAAGTTGAACTTGATGGAAAAGCTTGTGCTGCTGTTGGACAAAGCAGTCTTATGGCTACTTATGATGATTTGTTTAGTCAG CTTGATGTGACGTCTGCTCAGCTTCTTGTTACTGACAATGATTTTAGAGACAAAGATTTTAGAAAGCAACTTTCTGAAACTGTGAAGTCGCTTCTAGCATTAAAAGTTATTCCAATATTCAATGAGAACGATGCAGTCAGTACTAGGAAAGCTCCATACGAG GACTCTTCTGGCATATTTTGGGATAATGACAGTTTATCGGCTTTGTTGGCCTTGGAATTAAAAGCAGATCTTCTTATTTTGTTGAGTGATGTAGATGGTCTTTATAATGGCCCTCCAAGTGATCCACATTCAAAGCTTATTCACACATACATTAAGGAAAAGCATCAAAATGAAATTACTTTTGGAGACAAGTCTAGAGTTGGAAGAGGTGGAATGACTGCCAAAGTAAAAGCTTCTGTTCATGCAGCTGATGCTGGCATTCCTGTTATCATTACCAG TGGTAATGCAGCTGAAAATCTCACTAAAATCCTCCAAGGGCAACGTATTGGTACCCTCTTCCATAAAGATGCGCATAAATGGGTCCCATTAAAAGAGGTTGATGTACGCGAGATGGCAGTTGCAGCTAGGGACTGTTCCAGACGGCTTCAG GCCGTATCTTCAGAAGAAAGGAAACAGATTTTGCTAAATATAGCCGATGCCTTAGAATCACGTCAGAAAGAGATTAAGATTGAAAATGAAGCTGATGTTGCTGCTGCACAAGAAGCAGGATATGAAAAATCCTTAGTTGCTAGGCTGGTTTTAAAGAATGAGAAG ATTGCAGGCCTTGCCAACAACATACGAATTATTGCAAACATGGAAGATCCGATCGGTCAAGTGTTAAAACGAACTGAG CTTGCAGAGGGGCTAATTTTGGAGAAAACATCATCTCCTTTGGGAGTTCTTTTAATTGTTTTCGAGTCTCGCCCTGATGCACTAGTACAG ATAGCTTCCTTGGCAATTCGAAGTGGGAATGGACTTCTGTTGAAAGGAGGCAAGGAGGCTAAGCGATCAAATGCAATTTTGCACAAG GTGATCACCGAAGCTATACCAGATACTGTTGGTTCAAAACTTATTGGACTTGTGACAACAAGAGCAGAAATACCTGAACTACTTAAG CTGGATGATGTAATTGATCTGGTGATTCCAAGAGGCAGCAACAAACTTGTTTCCGATATCAAGAGTTCCACGAAAATCCCTGTTCTTGGTCATGCTG ATGGAATTTGTCACGTCTATGTTGATAAATCTGCTAATTTGGAGATGGCAAGACAGATTGTACTTGATGCAAAAACAGATTATCCAGCAGGCTGTAATGCCATG GAAACACTTCTTGTTCATAAGGATTTGGTAGAGAAAGGCTGGCTCAATAGTATTACTGTCGACTTGCGGTCAGAAG GTGTTACATTATATGGAGGACAGAAAGCAAGTTCTCTGTTAAATATTCCACTTGCTCGTTCATTACATCACGAATACTGTTCGTTGGCTTGCACTGTTGAAATCGTGGATGATGTTTATGCAGCTATTGATCATATAAATCTTTATGGAAG TGCTCATACTGATTCCATTGTCACAGAAGATCATGAAGTGGCTGATGTATTTCTTCGGCAAGTCGACAG TGCTGCTGTTTTTCACAATGCTAGTACAAGATTCAGCGATGGTGCACGATTTGGACTAGGCGCGGAg GTTGGAATAAGTACAAGCAGGATTCATGCTCGGGGTCCGGTAGGAGTTGATGGATTGTTAACAACCAGATG GATTCTCAAAGGAAATGGACAAGTAGTAGATGGTGATAAAGCAATTAGCTACACTCACAGAGACCTAACTACTACTTGA
- the LOC123918205 gene encoding mannose-1-phosphate guanylyltransferase 1-like, which produces MKALILVGGFGTRLRPLTLSVPKPLVDFANKPMILHQIEALKDIGVTEVVLAINYQPEVMLNFLKDFEEKLNIKITCSQETEPLGTAGPLALARDKLIDGSGEPFFVLNSDVISEYPLKEMIKFHKSHGGEASIMVTKVDEPSKYGVVVMEETTGKVEKFVEKPKLFVGNKINAGIYLLNPSVLDHIELRPTSIEKEVFPKIAAAKKLYAMVLPGFWMDIGQPRDYITGLRLYLNSLRKKTSSKLASGPHILGNVIVHETAKIGEGCLIGPDVAIGPGCIIESGVRLSSCTVMRGVRIKKHACISNSIIGWHSTVGQWARVENMTILGEDVHVCDEVYSNGGVVLPHKEIKTSILNPEIVM; this is translated from the exons ATGAAGGCATTGATTCTTGTTGGAGGGTTTGGAACAAGGTTGAGGCCATTGACACTCAGTGTTCCCAAGCCTCTTGTTGATTTTGCTAACAAGCCTATGATTCTGCATCAG ATAGAGGCTCTTAAGGACATTGGAGTTACTGAAGTGGTGCTGGCTATCAATTACCAACCAGAG GTGATGCTGaattttttgaaagattttGAGGAAAAGCTCAACATCAAAATCACTTGCTCTCAAGAAACTGAACCATTGGGAACTGCTGGTCCCTTGGCTCTTGCCAGAGATAAGTTGATAGATGGCTCTGGCGAGCCTTTTTTTGTTCTCAACAGTGATGTTATCAGTGAGTATCCACTTAAAGAAATGATAAAATTCCACAAATCCCATGGAGGAGAGGCTTCCATAATGGTGACAAAG GTTGATGAGCCATCAAAATATGGTGTAGTTGTGATGGAAGAGACCACCGGAAAGGTTGAGAAATTTGTAGAGAAACCAAAGTTGTTTGTTGGTAACAAAATCAATGCTGGGATCTACCTATTGAACCCCTCAGTTTTGGATCATATTGAACTGAGACCCACTTCTATCGAGAAAGAGGTGTTTCCAAAGATTGCAGCAGCGAAAAAGCTATATGCAATGGTCCTACCGGGGTTCTGGATGGACATTGGACAACCAAGGGACTATATCACAGGCCTGAGACTCTACCTGAACTCACTGAGGAAGAAGACTTCTTCCAAGTTGGCCAGTGGCCCTCACATTTTGGGGAATGTGATTGTGCATGAAACAGCCAAAATTGGTGAGGGATGTCTCATTGGACCTGATGTTGCAATTGGTCCTGGCTGTATAATTGAGTCAGGTGTCAGGCTTTCAAGCTGCACTGTGATGCGAGGAGTTCGGATTAAGAAGCATGCTTGCATATCCAACAGCATCATTGGGTGGCATTCAACTGTTGGGCAATGGGCTCGTGTGGAGAATATGACTATCCTTGGAGAAGATGTCCATGTATGTGATGAAGTTTACAGCAATGGTGGTGTGGTTTTGCCCCATAAGGAGATCAAAACAAGCATTCTGAATCCAGAGATAGTCATGTGA
- the LOC123918207 gene encoding wall-associated receptor kinase-like 20 — MNTTSLLLLTSSLLLLSCATHVLSVTPCPPCGNTTVPFPLSTTPTCGDPLYKIQCTASGSLLFNTVNNSYPIQSINPKTQRFIIQPASIIPKTCTTTDKIHQGIILNNTLPFNITSSNTIVYLNCTRTLLQSPLNCSAASACHAYIDATDSISACQTGPVCCTYRTGGSSNSYQIRVRDTGCSAYSSFVNLDTGLSVNRWSRPGLEIQWLSPRETVCVSQKDCDAATSTCGVDGSSGNGIKRCFCNGELVWDPVQGVCTKKITCFNPDGCDSSNKTAIIAGTTCGVGAAVILAIIAFLLYKRHKRILEAQRRLAKEREGILNASGGGKAAKLFSGKEIKKATNDFSADRLLGVGGYGEVYKGILSDGTNVAVKCAKLGNPKGTDQVLNEVRILCQVNHRNLVGLLGCCVELEQPILVYEFIENGTLLDHLTGQMPKGRASLNWNNRLHIARDTSEGLSYLHFMAVPPIYHRDVKSSNILLDFKMNAKVSDFGLSRLAQTDMSHISTCAQGTLGYLDPEYYRNYQLTDKSDVYSFGVVLLELLTSQKAIDFNRASDDVNLAVYVQRMMDEERLIEVIDPVLKDGASNIELDTMKALAFLALGCLEEKRQNRPSMKEVSEEIEYIISIASAKGVEK, encoded by the exons ATGAACACAACTAGTCTCCTCCTTCTAACATCATCACTACTTCTTCTATCATGTGCCACGCACGTGCTCTCCGTAACACCATGTCCACCCTGCGGTAACACAACCGTCCCATTCCCACTTAGCACAACTCCCACATGCGGTGATCCGTTATACAAAATCCAGTGCACCGCTTCCGGTTCATTACTTTTCAACACAGTAAATAATTCCTACCCAATCCAATCCATAAACCCGAAAACACAACGGTTCATAATCCAACCCGCTTCAATAATCCCAAAAACCTGCACAACAACCGATAAAATCCACCAAGGAATAATCCTCAACAACACTCTTCCATTCAACATCACAAGCTCAAACACGATCGTGTATCTCAACTGTACACGTACGCTTCTTCAATCGCCGCTTAATTGCTCCGCCGCGAGTGCTTGCCACGCTTACATCGACGCTACTGATTCTATTTCCGCCTGTCAGACCGGTCCGGTTTGTTGTACTTATCGAACCGGTGGTTCGAGTAACTCGTATCAGATTCGTGTTAGGGATACGGGATGTAGTGCTTATTCGAGTTTTGTTAATCTTGATACTGGTCTTTCTGTGAACCGTTGGTCTAGACCGGGTTTAGAGATTCAGTGGTTATCGCCTAGAGAAACTGTTTGTGTGTCACAGAAGGATTGTGATGCTGCCACGTCGACTTGTGGGGTTGATGGTTCTTCGGGTAATGGGATCAAGCGGTGTTTTTGTAATGGAGAGCTTGTGTGGGACCCGGTTCAAGGGGTGTGTACTAAAA AAATTACTTGCTTTAATCCAGATGGGTGTGACTCGAGCAACAAGACAGCCATAATAGCAG GTACAACATGTGGAGTTGGAGCTGCAGTCATCCTAGCAATAATTGCATTTCTTCTATACAAACGCCACAAACGTATATTAGAAGCACAACGACGACTAGCCAAAGAGCGTGAAGGAATTCTAAACGCAAGTGGTGGAGGAAAAGCCGCCAAACTTTTCAGCGGCAAAGAGATAAAAAAAGCCACAAATGATTTCTCAGCAGATCGCCTCCTTGGCGTTGGCGGCTATGGCGAAGTCTACAAAGGCATTCTTTCAGACGGAACCAATGTAGCTGTTAAATGTGCTAAACTCGGAAACCCAAAAGGCACTGACCAAGTCCTCAACGAAGTTCGCATATTATGCCAAGTTAACCACAGAAACCTCGTTGGTTTACTTGGTTGCTGCGTCGAATTGGAGCAACCAATTTTGGTTTATGAGTTCATAGAAAATGGGACCCTTCTTGATCATTTAACAG GTCAAATGCCAAAGGGTCGGGCTTCACTTAATTGGAACAATCGTCTTCACATTGCTCGCGATACTTCTGAAGGTCTTTCTTACCTTCACTTCATGGCAGTACCACCAATTTACCATAGAGATGTTAAATCAAGTAACATTCTTCTAGATTTCAAGATGAACGCCAAGGTTTCGGATTTCGGGTTATCTCGTTTGGCTCAAACGGATATGAGTCATATCTCAACTTGTGCTCAAGGAACACTCGGGTATCTTGATCCTGAGTATTACAGAAACTATCAGTTAACTGATAAGAGTGATGTTTATAGCTTTGGAGTTGTGTTGCTTGAACTTTTGACGTCTCAGAAGGCGATAGATTTTAACAGGGCTTCGGATGATGTGAACTTGGCAGTTTATGTTCAGAGGATGATGGATGAAGAGAGGTTGATAGAGGTTATTGATCCTGTTTTGAAGGATGGAGCTAGTAATATAGAGCTTGATACTATGAAGGCTTTGGCTTTTTTGGCGTTGGGTTGTTTGGAGGAGAAAAGACAGAATCGACCTTCAATGAAAGAGGTGTCGGAGGAGATTGAGTATATTATCAGTATTGCTTCTGCGAAGGGAGTGGAGAAGTAG